From the Thermococcus sp. M39 genome, one window contains:
- a CDS encoding AI-2E family transporter, with amino-acid sequence MKTETLVWIGVSLIILFLVWLTVKPLISPIIFSLAMAYIFHPFHMKLSEKFGNKKSAVLLTAMMALFAGVLLIGAALWLRDVLTYIYIYIGDVFNWLLGVHLPFGIWESIQTLSKTIPEKLGGILLGYTFSLPKFMLQAIVFLALFYAILTNSEFLSMEIYRLLPKENRELAIHLMERAKITLNAILRTWLMLSVLKGIFLTVGFVLFDITTVSGAIAAGILCIVLELLPVIGGWILWAIGAAYLIKTGNIAFGILFAIYGAVFISPIPDITVRPKLVAKGAKVSSVVALIGIFGGIMSFGIKGVIIGPVALGLLVTLLEEWKEREKETLSSQETRQLSKAHRSKAA; translated from the coding sequence ATGAAGACAGAAACCCTTGTGTGGATTGGAGTATCTCTCATTATTCTTTTTTTAGTCTGGCTTACTGTTAAACCATTAATTTCACCGATAATCTTCAGCCTAGCTATGGCATACATCTTTCATCCATTTCACATGAAGCTCTCTGAAAAATTTGGCAACAAAAAATCTGCTGTGCTGTTAACAGCCATGATGGCACTGTTTGCTGGTGTTTTGCTGATAGGTGCAGCCCTTTGGCTGAGAGATGTCTTAACATACATCTACATTTATATTGGCGATGTTTTTAATTGGCTTCTGGGAGTTCATCTGCCATTTGGAATATGGGAAAGTATTCAAACTCTTTCAAAGACAATCCCGGAAAAACTTGGCGGCATTTTATTGGGCTATACATTTTCACTCCCAAAATTCATGCTCCAGGCAATAGTTTTCCTTGCTTTGTTCTATGCTATCTTGACAAACTCCGAGTTCCTTTCCATGGAGATCTACCGCCTCTTACCAAAAGAGAACAGAGAGCTAGCTATACATTTAATGGAAAGAGCCAAAATAACGCTCAATGCCATTCTAAGAACTTGGCTCATGCTCAGCGTTCTTAAGGGTATCTTCCTTACCGTTGGCTTTGTGCTGTTTGACATAACAACTGTCAGCGGTGCAATTGCAGCTGGAATTTTATGCATAGTTCTCGAGCTTTTGCCCGTGATTGGAGGTTGGATCCTCTGGGCAATTGGGGCAGCGTATTTAATCAAAACGGGCAATATAGCCTTTGGAATACTTTTTGCAATATATGGTGCAGTTTTTATTTCACCTATCCCTGATATTACAGTACGTCCAAAGCTTGTCGCTAAAGGTGCAAAAGTGAGCTCAGTAGTTGCATTGATAGGAATTTTTGGTGGAATAATGTCCTTTGGAATAAAGGGAGTTATAATTGGACCAGTCGCTTTGGGTTTACTCGTAACACTGCTGGAGGAGTGGAAAGAGCGAGAAAAGGAAACTTTATCATCCCAGGAAACTAGACAACTTTCCAAAGCTCATCGCTCAAAGGCTGCTTGA